Genomic window (Equus asinus isolate D_3611 breed Donkey chromosome 8, EquAss-T2T_v2, whole genome shotgun sequence):
TTAGCAGGCCAGAAATAGGGCCTACTGAGTATTTTAAAGGCCTTATTTCAGGTATTTGAAAACTGTTTGCAAGATTCTTTTTGGAAAGTTGCTTTATTAATTTATCTACCGGACTGAGAACTCTCttgtttaaatgtatttaaaagaacATCTTGGCTGACAATGTGTCATTTTTAGCATGAAATCCTCCTCACTCTGGGTTTATTTACTCCCCACTGGAAAAAAGCATCCCACACTTCTCAAAGAATATTTCTCCTCATATTCCACCACAACATGTTACATTTTTGGCTTGCATTTGAATTGAAGTAacacatatattatattttaattaatatatgttaatatgttattacacatacatacatacacacatatatacatacactaaGCATGTGCTCTACTTGTAATCTCTTGTAGATTAATCTCTTATCTCTTTCCTGAAGATGAATAGTAGAAGGAAACATGTTTCCTTTAGCTCAAACTACGTAGAAGGTACAGGCTTGTCAACGATGTAATTCCAATGTTTTCTGAAATAAGTACAAATATACACAAGTGAATATCATACTATAGTTTATTCCTGCAAGCACACTGTAAAGAAAAACAGCTTACCAGTAGATGGTGGGAGTATCTGCCATGACAGAATCTTGCTCTCCTCAAGAGCTCCATGGAATAAATCATGGCCCTTTTGCTGttataataaatacacataaGTTAAAAAATTTGGAAGGGTCATTCTTTCTGGCCCTCAATTAAAATTTGGATCTTAGAGAGTAGATTGTGTTTGTAGGTAGAATAATGCTATAACACTCTCATTTTGTCACTGtgtagagaaatattttattaaacagtAGTAAAATCTGGCCTTAGGAGAGGAAGAGTAGGCGAGAtgcaagaaataaataatatctcttgtttttatttatttattttccagctgtattgagatataattgacatatgacattaagtttaaggtgtatagtGTGatatgatatgtgtatatattgagaaatgacTACCACCATAGTGTTTGCTAACACCTCCACCATGTCAggtaattaccatttctttttttgtggcaagaacatttaagatctacgcTCTTAGCGACTTTCATGTACATAATACAGTagcattaactatagtcaccatgctgcacattagatccccagggcttattcatcttataactggaaatttgtaccctttgatcaatagcttcccatttctcccacccccaacccctgatAACAACTgttccactctctgtttctacgaGTTTGGTTTTTCTggattttacatatatgtattattGTACAGTGTTTGCCTTTcactgtctgacttgtttcacaataattcctcaaggtccatccatgtgtaGCAACGGAGAGATTTCCTTCTTCTCatgaatgaataatattccattgtaattacatatatatatgtaatcctctttatccatttatctgttgatagatgcttttattgtttccatgtcttgactattgtgaataacacagCAATAAACCTGAGAGATCACATATCTCTTCagtatcctgttttcatttcctttggatgtaaacacagaagtggaattttgGGCCATATGggagttctattttaaattttttgaggatcctctacactgttttccatagtggctataccagtttacattcctatcaacacTGCACAAATGTTCCCTCATCTCCAAAAActcaccaacactttttatcTCTTGATTCCTGATGATAGCCATTTTTCACCCTTGGCTGTAGTGTGAGCTGTTGGTTTATCATATCTGACCTTTACTATGTTAAAGTATGtttcttctatacccaatttgttgaggtttttaaTCCTGAAATGATGTTGTATTTGTCAAATAATTTCTTTGCCTCTGTTgagatcatttgatttttatctttctttctattaatatggtgtatcacatttattgatttgcatatgttgaatcCTTCTGCATCCCACTGagaaatcccacttggtcatggcataTAAGCCTTTATCGTGTGTTTGAATTTgggttgctaatattttgttgatgattttcatctatattcattagCGATATTGTCtattgttgtctttttttgtagtgttcttctctggctttggtatcagggaaatgcaggcctcataaaatgaatttgaaagtgttccttcctcttcagagttttggaagagtttgagaaggattggcattaattcttctttaaatgtttttagaaGTCATCAGTGAATccatctggtcttgggcttttctCTGTTGGGAGGCTTTTGATGACTCATTCactctccttactcattattggtctattcagatttctttttcttcctgattcagtcttggcagATTGtatgcttctaggaatttatccatttcatctaggttatacCTTCTGTCTGCATTTAATTTTTCATCATAGTCTCCTACGATCCTATGTATTTCTGAAGTATCATTTGCAAGTAccttaaataaaaaatgtgatgAATTTTTGCAAATTGGACACCTTATATAACCAGCATCAAAATCAAGAATCAGAAAGTGACCAGAACCTCAGAAGCGCCCCCTCATTTTTCCTTCCAATCTCTACTCCCCAAAggaaccactattctgacttccaATAAACACAAATTGATTTTGCCTCATTTTGaagtttatataaatgtaattgtACAATATGAATtgttttgtatctggcttatttcaatcaacattgtgtttgtgagaatcattcatgttgttgtatcTACTTATAAAATGTTTATGCTTATTATCATATAGTATTCTAGTACATTATATACCACAGTTATTTTTAGCTCATCTTATTTAACTTCTATTCTCCCCACTAGAAAGTTTAGCTCCATGGGGACAGGGGTCTCTGTTTCGATCACTGAATAGCATCTTGTACGTAGTAGGTGTTTTATAAGGATTTGTTGAATTAAGTTAAGACCGACTTTTAGTCTCTCAGAAGTCTTCCAGTGTGCAAGTGCTGGGGCCTGCAAGCCTTGGATTATCTCTCTCTGGAGTCTATGATTCCTCTCACGAGACTCCTTAGTGCCCCTTTGACGTCCTTATTCCTCAAAGTGTAAATCAGGGGATTCAGCAGGGGAGTCACCAGAATACAGAAGAGGGCAATGCTTTTGTTCATGTCCTGTGAATAactggagggaggctggaggtACATGGACATGAGTGTACCAAAGAAAATGATCACTACCATTAGGTGAGAACCACAGGTTCCAAAAACCTTCCGCCTCCCCTGGGCTGACTTTATCTTCAGGACTGCAAGGGTAATGTGGCCATAAGATACTAAGATGAATAACAGGGGCACCACCAAGAAGAAGATGCTGACGGCAAAGATTTCAGCCTCATTGATGGAGGTGTTGGTGCAGGCCAGTTTCACTATCACTGGAACTTCACATAAGAGATGATCCACTTGGTTTTTGCTGCAGAGGGGAAGAGTCATGGCTAGTGCTGTCTGTACTACAGAATTGCCAAATCCTGTAAACCAAGCAGTTACAATAAGCTGCAAGCAAACCTGGGGATGCATGATCACCATGTAGTGGAGTGGGCGGCACACAGCCACATAGTGGTCATAGGCCATGACAGACAGGAGGACACACTCCACTCCCCCGAGTCCCAAGGAAATGAAGAGCTGGGTCACACAGCCACCATAGGTGATGGTCTTGTCCTTTCCCTTAAAGTTGGCCACTGTCTGAGGGACAGTGCTAGTAGTCAAACAAAGATCCATAAAAgagaggttggagaggaagaaatacatagggGTATGTAGGTGAGGATCCACAACTGATAAAAGGATAATCATGCCATTGCCTAGAATGCTCAAAATGTAGATGATCAGCATGACCACAGAGAGCAGCTTCCAGCTGAGGTCTGTTGGAGAAGCCCAGGAGGATGAATCCAGAGAAGGTGCTGTCATTAGCTCTTTC
Coding sequences:
- the LOC106823455 gene encoding putative olfactory receptor 2B8 is translated as MTAPSLDSSSWASPTDLSWKLLSVVMLIIYILSILGNGMIILLSVVDPHLHTPMYFFLSNLSFMDLCLTTSTVPQTVANFKGKDKTITYGGCVTQLFISLGLGGVECVLLSVMAYDHYVAVCRPLHYMVIMHPQVCLQLIVTAWFTGFGNSVVQTALAMTLPLCSKNQVDHLLCEVPVIVKLACTNTSINEAEIFAVSIFFLVVPLLFILVSYGHITLAVLKIKSAQGRRKVFGTCGSHLMVVIIFFGTLMSMYLQPPSSYSQDMNKSIALFCILVTPLLNPLIYTLRNKDVKGALRSLVRGIIDSRER